One window of the Penaeus vannamei isolate JL-2024 chromosome 31, ASM4276789v1, whole genome shotgun sequence genome contains the following:
- the LOC138867619 gene encoding golgin subfamily A member 6-like protein 6, which yields MTNMEKKYGGGHATQWKVCVPEHKEAAPVSQPEKRGSSLKLARDFKVTEPEEEVTEPEEEVTEPGEEVTEPEKVTKLEEEVTEPEEEVTEPGEEVTKPEEDVTEPEEEVTEPEEEVTEPEEEEVTEPEEEVTEPEKEVTEPEEEVKPEKVTKPEEVTEPEKEVTKPEEEVTEPEEVTEPEEVTEPEEEVTKPEEEVTEPEEEVTEPEEEVTKPEEEVTEPEEEVTELEEEVTESEEEVTEPEKKVTELEKEVTEAEEEVTEPEEEVTEPEEEVTEPGEEVTEPGEEVTEPEKEVTKPEEVTEPEEEVTEPEEEVTEPEKEVTKPEEDAQEEEVTEPEE from the exons ATGACGAACATGGAGAAAAAATATGGAGGAGGACACG CAACACAATGGAAAGTTTGTGTTCCCGAGCATAAGGAAGCAGCGCCTGTGTCTCAACCGGAGAAGCGAGGGAGTTCATTAAAACTTGCAAGGGATTTCAAG gtcaccgagcccgaggaggaggtcaccgagcccgaggaggaggtcaccgagcccggagaggaggtcaccgagcccgagAAGGTCACCAAGCTcgaggaggaggtcaccgagcccgaggaggaggtcaccgagcccgGAGAGGAGGTCACCAAGCCCGAGGAGGATgtcaccgagcccgaggaggaggtcaccgagcccgaggaggaggtcaccgagcccgaggaggag gaggtcaccgagcccgaggaggaggtcaccgagcccgagaaggaggtcaccgagcccgaggaggaggttaagCCCGAGAAGGTCACCAAGCCCgaggaggtcaccgagcccgagaaggaggtcaCCAAGCCCGAAGAGGAGGTCACTGAGCCCgaggaggtcaccgagcccgaggaggtcaccgagcccgaggaAGAGGTTAccaagcccgaggaggaggtcaccgagcccgaggaggaggtcaccgagcccgaggaggaggttaccaagcccgaggaggaggtcactgagcccgaggaggaggtcaccgagcTCGAGGAGGAGGTCACTGAGTCCGAAgaggaggtcaccgagcccgagAAGAAGGTCACCGAGCTCGAGAAGGAGGTCaccgaggccgaggaggaggtcaccgagcccgaggaggaggtcaccgagcccgaggaggag GTCACCGAGCCCGGAGAGGAGGTCACCGAGCCAGGAgaggaggtcaccgagcccgagaaggaggtcaCCAAGCCCgaggaggtcaccgagcccgaggaggaggtcaccgagcccgaggaggaggtcaccgagcccgagaaggaggttACCAAGCCCGaggaggacgcccaagaggaggaggtcaccgagcccgaggagTAG